In Desulfatibacillum aliphaticivorans DSM 15576, a genomic segment contains:
- a CDS encoding SGNH/GDSL hydrolase family protein: MKYKISNICAKLMLVCVSTLLALGFAEAFARILNIGPDVHRVRTHVENSAYQASSNPILGYELKPNFRCSTPNLHETFPYINAHGQRDIERSLEKKPGWKRIVVLGDSVAAGHRVWDLNQTISRWMDRLMVEDRVEVLNFGMGGYCTRAEVELLRTKALKFDPDMVILIFVKNDFRDFNSQISHYRIQRPKYIEWLFIHSRLFRTLAMETDWMHFASENKDYWINDRQFEEIGGNNVEQGFELLQQLSLENGFSCLIAVWPRFDDDGIMDVDNGGDGLWLDGDKKAAPPQGPRMTVERLAEKFRLPHFRLSGYFREDFQNRQSEREAGATPKSLYAAGDDTHPSPLGARVAAAALVDKARSIWNGGRLE, encoded by the coding sequence ATGAAATACAAAATTAGCAACATTTGCGCCAAGCTCATGCTGGTGTGCGTATCGACCTTGCTCGCCCTCGGGTTCGCCGAAGCCTTTGCGCGCATCTTGAACATAGGCCCGGACGTGCATCGCGTGCGGACCCATGTGGAAAACAGCGCTTATCAGGCCTCATCCAACCCCATCCTGGGCTATGAGCTAAAACCCAACTTCCGGTGCAGCACCCCGAACTTGCACGAGACGTTCCCATACATCAACGCCCACGGACAGCGGGATATAGAACGGTCCCTGGAAAAAAAGCCGGGATGGAAACGGATTGTGGTGCTGGGCGATTCCGTGGCCGCGGGACACAGAGTTTGGGATTTGAACCAGACCATTTCGCGCTGGATGGACCGGTTGATGGTTGAAGACCGCGTCGAAGTGTTGAATTTTGGAATGGGAGGGTATTGCACCCGGGCCGAAGTGGAGCTGCTGCGCACCAAAGCATTGAAATTCGACCCGGACATGGTGATTCTGATCTTCGTCAAAAACGATTTCAGGGATTTCAACAGCCAGATCAGCCATTACCGCATCCAACGGCCCAAATATATTGAGTGGCTGTTCATCCATTCCAGACTTTTCCGGACCCTGGCCATGGAAACGGACTGGATGCATTTTGCATCGGAAAACAAAGATTATTGGATCAATGACCGGCAATTCGAAGAAATCGGAGGAAACAACGTGGAGCAAGGCTTTGAGCTGCTCCAGCAGCTTTCGTTGGAAAACGGATTTTCCTGTTTGATCGCCGTTTGGCCGCGGTTTGACGACGACGGGATTATGGACGTGGATAACGGCGGCGACGGCCTGTGGCTCGACGGGGACAAAAAAGCAGCACCGCCCCAAGGCCCTCGGATGACCGTGGAACGGCTGGCGGAAAAATTCAGGCTTCCCCATTTCCGTTTATCCGGGTATTTTAGAGAAGATTTTCAAAACCGACAATCTGAGAGAGAGGCCGGGGCGACCCCCAAGTCCCTGTACGCAGCCGGCGACGATACGCATCCCTCTCCTTTGGGAGCTCGCGTGGCTGCTGCGGCTTTGGTTGACAAGGCGCGAAGCATTTGGAATGGCGGCCGTTTGGAGTAG